One region of Vibrio cidicii genomic DNA includes:
- a CDS encoding proton-conducting transporter membrane subunit: MTAIGLTLPVVISLLTAVAIFLTGRNRWLTNGLSVICSVINLFTGALLTITIYTHGPASIAFGQWPAPFGIVFVADLLSVAMVMVTAIIGLVSVIYAIADLSAKPSYARYHALLHVLLAGVYGAFLTGDIFNLYVWFEVMLIASFGLMVLDANQQQIDGAIKYVLLNLISTLVFLLSIGLLYGATGTLNLADLHDKAQSLAPEMKTMLAGLLLFAFSIKAALFPLFAWLPASYHTLPSAIVALFAALLTKVGVYALLRVFTLVFPLDGSGWQPVLLGIAALTMLAGVLGAASQYDIKKILSFHIISQIGYMIMGLAIYTPLAITGAIFYVIHHILVKGNLFLIGGLIGRKYGTTQLTQLGGVYRAMPWLTFGFLLAAFSLAGFPPLSGFWGKFLVIKASLAAELYWLAAIALLVGLLTIFSMTKIWNEVFWKDAPAALPQETLARSTLGLYALPILVLTLFSLVIGLAAQPFYQFATLAAEQLLTPTAYIHAVLGGSK; the protein is encoded by the coding sequence ATGACCGCGATTGGGTTGACCTTACCCGTTGTGATCTCACTGCTCACCGCAGTTGCGATCTTTTTAACGGGGCGTAATCGTTGGCTGACTAACGGTTTGAGTGTGATCTGCAGTGTCATCAATCTCTTTACTGGCGCTCTACTCACGATCACCATTTACACCCATGGCCCAGCATCTATTGCCTTTGGGCAATGGCCAGCCCCCTTTGGCATCGTTTTTGTCGCTGATTTATTGAGCGTCGCTATGGTCATGGTGACGGCCATTATTGGTTTGGTTAGCGTTATTTATGCGATTGCCGATTTAAGCGCCAAACCCTCATACGCGCGCTACCACGCGCTGTTGCATGTTCTACTGGCTGGTGTGTATGGCGCTTTCTTAACGGGGGATATTTTCAACCTTTATGTCTGGTTTGAAGTCATGCTGATCGCTTCTTTCGGCTTGATGGTGTTGGATGCAAACCAGCAGCAAATCGATGGCGCCATCAAATATGTGCTGCTCAATCTTATTTCTACCTTGGTGTTTTTACTTTCGATAGGACTACTTTACGGTGCCACAGGAACCTTAAACCTCGCTGATTTACATGACAAAGCTCAATCCCTCGCTCCTGAGATGAAAACCATGCTCGCTGGATTGCTATTGTTCGCGTTTTCTATCAAAGCAGCGCTGTTTCCTCTGTTTGCTTGGCTACCGGCGTCTTATCACACCTTGCCGAGCGCCATTGTTGCCCTGTTTGCCGCTTTACTCACCAAAGTCGGTGTCTACGCTTTGCTGCGGGTCTTCACTCTGGTGTTTCCGCTCGATGGCAGTGGTTGGCAACCGGTTCTACTGGGGATTGCGGCGCTGACCATGCTCGCTGGCGTACTCGGTGCGGCAAGCCAATATGACATTAAAAAAATTCTTTCTTTTCATATCATTAGCCAAATTGGCTACATGATTATGGGACTGGCCATTTACACCCCTTTGGCCATCACAGGAGCGATTTTTTATGTCATTCACCATATCTTAGTAAAGGGGAACCTATTTCTGATTGGTGGCCTGATTGGCAGAAAGTACGGCACTACACAATTGACGCAGCTCGGCGGAGTCTATCGCGCCATGCCTTGGCTTACCTTTGGCTTCTTGCTCGCCGCCTTCTCTTTGGCGGGCTTCCCTCCTCTGTCGGGGTTTTGGGGCAAGTTTCTAGTCATCAAAGCGAGTTTGGCTGCTGAGCTGTATTGGCTTGCCGCAATTGCGCTATTGGTTGGCCTGCTAACGATTTTCTCGATGACAAAAATTTGGAATGAAGTGTTTTGGAAAGATGCTCCAGCCGCTCTACCGCAGGAGACGTTAGCCCGCTCAACACTCGGTCTTTATGCACTGCCGATCCTCGTGCTTACCCTGTTTAGCCTAGTGATTGGTTTGGCTGCGCAGCCGTTTTACCAATTTGCAACCTTAGCGGCAGAACAATTATTAACGCCAACCGCTTATATCCATGCTGTTTTGGGAGGCTCAAAATGA
- the mbhE gene encoding hydrogen gas-evolving membrane-bound hydrogenase subunit E, which produces MFYWHQTGGNAWQVTWVPGLDLNLSFRLDGLSFLFASLITGIGALIQIYALAYMKEKAARFSFHLYLTLFMLAMLGVVVSDNILLLFIFWELTTITSYLLIGFNHDKPVSRKNALQSLLVTGAGGLALLAGLILLGLMANSYQISVIIEHADHIAQHPWFMPSLILVLLGAFTKSAQFPFHFWLPNAMAAPTPVSAYLHSATMVKAGIYLLARLSPIYASSDFWFYCLTIVGAVTALWCALLAFKQTDLKLMLAYSTNVALGKLTLLLGLGTEVALTAAVLFIFAHSFYKAALFMVVGNIDKATGTREREKLGNLKSVLLLSLIAAVIAALSKSGVAPMLGFLSKEYMYKSSVESGIAWISLVLLLINALMVALAIALLYKPFFGQATKENESHPPKAIEQKKSLWLPAMGLAIASFLLPVFALDWINQHLVIPAVMAMDPNSVPQAAKLWQGFNIPLALSGITLVLGGVLYLNYATLVTWLTRLVKPLPKAEQMFDAVLAYLATLASWQTQMLQQKRSSGYMLLFFAVLALILLYQPLPLPATFSASLFDVHFYEVAIALALIASALLCVLSTSRLLSVLALGMAGFMTTLVFMIYSAPDVAKTLLLVETLMVVFVVLLMRHMPYLSTVARHSVARRTLNAVIASVIGASVTLILLNITAHPIDTTLSDYFAQQSVPGGHGRNIVNVILVDFRAFDTLGEVIVVVMASLVAISLLPKRTEQPQKIHSLIFATTAHIVTALMLMFSLYLLLRGHNAPGGGFIGALIAVIGFSLLLFAESPQYVRDRLHFSPLNIALFGILLSFMAGAMSVAVGLPFLTGLWWKEILPLGTPLLFDVGIYLAIIGGVMSMLLRVKEELD; this is translated from the coding sequence GTGTTTTATTGGCATCAAACCGGCGGTAACGCTTGGCAAGTCACTTGGGTTCCTGGGCTGGATCTGAATCTCAGTTTCCGACTTGACGGGCTCTCTTTTCTTTTTGCCTCGCTGATCACAGGCATCGGTGCCTTGATTCAAATCTATGCCCTCGCTTATATGAAAGAGAAAGCAGCGCGCTTCTCATTTCATCTCTACCTCACTCTCTTCATGCTCGCCATGCTTGGCGTGGTGGTAAGCGACAATATTTTACTGCTGTTCATCTTCTGGGAACTGACCACCATCACTTCCTATCTGTTGATTGGTTTTAATCATGACAAACCGGTTTCACGCAAAAATGCCCTACAGTCACTTTTAGTCACGGGGGCCGGAGGACTCGCGCTGTTAGCCGGACTGATTTTACTTGGCTTGATGGCCAATAGTTATCAAATCAGCGTCATCATTGAGCACGCGGATCACATCGCGCAACATCCGTGGTTTATGCCTTCGCTGATTTTAGTTTTACTCGGTGCATTCACTAAATCTGCGCAATTTCCATTCCATTTCTGGTTACCCAATGCCATGGCCGCACCGACACCGGTGAGCGCTTACTTGCATTCAGCGACCATGGTTAAGGCGGGAATCTATCTTTTGGCCCGCTTATCACCGATTTATGCCAGTAGTGATTTTTGGTTCTACTGCTTAACCATTGTGGGCGCGGTAACGGCACTTTGGTGCGCGCTACTGGCGTTCAAGCAAACCGATCTAAAACTGATGTTGGCCTACAGCACCAATGTTGCATTAGGCAAATTAACCCTGCTGCTGGGATTAGGTACCGAGGTCGCGCTGACCGCTGCTGTGTTGTTTATTTTCGCCCACTCATTTTACAAAGCCGCACTCTTTATGGTGGTCGGCAATATTGATAAAGCGACGGGCACTCGAGAGCGAGAAAAGCTCGGCAACTTAAAATCCGTCTTGCTGCTGAGCCTTATTGCTGCGGTTATTGCCGCTTTATCCAAATCCGGTGTTGCGCCTATGCTCGGATTTTTGAGCAAGGAGTACATGTACAAATCCAGTGTGGAATCTGGCATTGCGTGGATTTCGTTGGTCTTATTACTGATTAATGCGCTGATGGTGGCGTTAGCCATCGCACTACTTTACAAACCCTTTTTTGGCCAAGCGACCAAGGAGAATGAAAGCCACCCACCCAAAGCGATCGAACAGAAAAAATCCCTTTGGCTACCTGCGATGGGATTGGCCATCGCCAGTTTCCTACTGCCTGTTTTTGCCCTGGATTGGATTAACCAGCATTTAGTCATACCAGCAGTCATGGCGATGGATCCAAACAGCGTTCCACAAGCCGCAAAATTATGGCAAGGCTTCAATATCCCGCTGGCTTTGAGTGGTATCACGCTTGTGTTAGGGGGCGTGCTGTATCTGAACTACGCAACCCTAGTTACATGGCTCACACGCCTAGTGAAGCCGCTACCCAAAGCTGAGCAAATGTTTGATGCCGTGCTGGCTTATTTAGCGACATTGGCAAGCTGGCAAACGCAAATGCTACAACAAAAACGCTCAAGCGGTTATATGCTGCTATTTTTTGCCGTTTTAGCCTTAATACTGCTCTATCAGCCGCTACCTTTACCAGCCACTTTCAGCGCCTCGCTGTTTGATGTTCATTTTTATGAAGTCGCAATTGCGCTCGCACTCATCGCTTCTGCGCTGTTGTGTGTGCTGAGCACGTCTCGTTTGCTGTCGGTATTAGCGCTCGGCATGGCTGGATTTATGACGACGCTGGTCTTTATGATTTACAGCGCTCCTGATGTTGCCAAAACCCTCTTGCTGGTCGAAACGCTGATGGTGGTGTTTGTGGTGCTTTTGATGCGCCATATGCCCTACTTGTCGACGGTCGCTCGCCATTCTGTAGCGCGTCGCACATTGAATGCGGTGATAGCCAGTGTGATTGGCGCATCCGTAACCTTAATCCTGCTCAATATCACGGCGCATCCTATCGATACCACTTTGTCTGACTATTTTGCGCAGCAGAGTGTTCCCGGCGGCCATGGCCGCAACATCGTCAATGTCATTTTGGTCGATTTTCGTGCCTTTGATACCTTGGGAGAAGTCATTGTGGTCGTCATGGCGAGCCTTGTCGCGATTAGCCTCTTGCCTAAACGAACCGAGCAACCACAGAAGATTCATTCTCTAATCTTTGCCACTACCGCACATATTGTGACCGCCTTGATGCTGATGTTCTCCCTCTATCTACTGCTGCGAGGACACAATGCTCCCGGCGGTGGCTTTATCGGCGCATTGATCGCGGTGATCGGCTTTTCGCTGCTCCTCTTCGCCGAATCGCCCCAATACGTAAGAGATCGTCTCCACTTCTCGCCACTCAATATTGCTCTGTTTGGCATCCTGCTCAGTTTTATGGCAGGAGCCATGAGTGTCGCGGTCGGTTTACCTTTCCTAACTGGATTATGGTGGAAAGAAATTTTACCGCTTGGCACCCCACTGCTCTTTGATGTTGGCATCTATCTGGCGATCATCGGCGGTGTCATGAGCATGTTGCTGCGCGTTAAGGAGGAACTCGACTAA
- a CDS encoding universal stress protein, translating to MKKFKNILFATQGLPGDSDALEQAIQLADNNRGQLAGLIAFPAFPADLQRYQEPYEQSFLNSLMEAIDTCRSQHHIEKDEVPFPLMVEHSEQPAVAIIKSALNHHIDLLIKEAEPMTHSQQGFKALDMTLLRKCPCPVWLHRPLAKPKANRRVAVAIDPATTTEQQKALALRLLELSRSIANTCDSRLHIVSCWEYYLENYLHDHVWIQVDQQQIEQEIAQAKIRHEQALRQLIDESGITGELVIHHLHGKPDELIPKWVTTENIDILVMGTLARTGIAGFVIGNTAENIVQSIECSLVALKPEGFVSPIKAE from the coding sequence ATGAAAAAATTTAAGAATATCTTATTTGCAACTCAAGGCTTACCAGGAGACAGTGACGCCTTAGAGCAAGCGATTCAACTTGCTGACAACAACCGTGGTCAACTTGCTGGTTTAATTGCATTTCCAGCATTTCCTGCCGATTTACAACGCTATCAAGAACCCTATGAGCAGTCCTTTTTAAATAGCTTGATGGAAGCGATAGACACATGTCGCTCACAGCACCACATCGAGAAAGATGAGGTCCCTTTTCCTTTAATGGTTGAGCACAGCGAGCAACCCGCGGTCGCTATTATTAAGTCGGCACTCAATCATCATATCGATCTGCTGATCAAAGAAGCGGAACCTATGACTCATAGTCAGCAAGGTTTTAAAGCTTTGGATATGACACTGCTGAGAAAATGTCCTTGCCCGGTTTGGTTGCATCGCCCGTTAGCCAAGCCAAAAGCCAATCGGCGTGTTGCGGTTGCTATCGACCCTGCCACCACGACCGAGCAGCAAAAGGCGCTTGCATTGCGTTTACTCGAATTATCACGCTCAATTGCCAATACGTGTGACAGTCGCCTGCATATTGTGTCCTGCTGGGAATACTATTTAGAAAACTATCTGCATGATCATGTCTGGATCCAAGTGGATCAACAGCAGATAGAACAAGAAATCGCGCAAGCTAAAATCAGGCATGAACAAGCCTTACGTCAACTGATTGATGAATCAGGCATTACAGGCGAGTTGGTGATACACCATCTACACGGTAAACCTGATGAGCTAATCCCTAAATGGGTCACGACAGAGAATATCGACATCCTAGTGATGGGGACTCTCGCTAGAACCGGTATTGCAGGCTTTGTGATTGGCAATACGGCAGAAAATATCGTTCAGTCGATTGAGTGCTCTTTAGTCGCTCTTAAGCCAGAGGGATTCGTCTCACCGATCAAAGCCGAGTAA
- the def gene encoding peptide deformylase, protein MAVLDILTAPDPRLRVESKPVTDIAAVQTLIDDLLDTLYATDNGVGLAAPQVGREEAIVVIDLSEKRDEPLVLINPVVVSGDNKAMGQEGCLSVPEYYADVERYTSVVVEALDRDGKPLRIESSDFLAIVMQHEIDHLSGNLFIDYLSPLKQQMAMKKVKKFVKNRAR, encoded by the coding sequence ATGGCTGTTTTAGATATTCTGACCGCACCCGATCCGCGACTTCGCGTGGAGTCCAAACCTGTAACCGATATTGCTGCTGTGCAAACACTGATCGACGATCTATTGGATACCCTCTACGCAACCGACAATGGCGTTGGTTTGGCAGCACCTCAAGTGGGCCGAGAAGAGGCGATTGTGGTGATCGATTTATCGGAAAAGCGTGATGAGCCTTTGGTTCTGATTAACCCGGTTGTTGTCAGTGGTGATAACAAAGCCATGGGACAGGAAGGGTGTTTGTCGGTGCCAGAATACTACGCCGACGTTGAGCGCTACACCTCTGTGGTGGTCGAAGCGTTGGACCGTGATGGCAAACCGCTTAGAATCGAAAGCAGTGATTTTCTTGCCATTGTGATGCAGCACGAAATTGATCACTTGTCCGGCAATCTGTTTATCGATTATTTGTCACCACTCAAACAGCAAATGGCGATGAAGAAAGTGAAGAAGTTTGTTAAAAATCGCGCGCGTTAA